The genomic stretch CCGCCAAAACTGAAATGGCCGGTGGTGCCGGCGCGGGCGGCATATTCCCACTCTGCTTCGCTCAGAAGGCGATATTGGTAAGCGGCGGGAGCATCGGCCAGTCCCGCTACACGGTTGAGCCACGGGAGATATTCGGTGGTAATCTGAATCCAACTTGCTCCGATCAGCGGTTGATTGCCGCGACCCCACAGGTCTTCGAGGCGCTGAGTGCAGCCACCACTGGCGTAACACGCATCCCATTCGTCAAAAGTGATAGCATATTTGCCGACCAGTAACGGGTGGGCGATAGTGACGGTGTGTTGCGGACGTTCGGCATTGCTGCCCATTTCTGACGCAGGGGAACCCATGGTGTAGCTTCCTGTCGGTATAACGCGAACTTCAGGGCACTCAGGGCATTCGCGGATCTCTACCGGAATCCCCAATGCTTGCGCCGTTGCTTCTTGTCGCGCCCTGACATTCGTGCCGCTCCAGCCATCAATAACGGGAAATGTATTTGATTGAATCGTGACGAATGCCGCTTCGTCAGGCACATCACTCGATTCCACTCGTTCGGGAAAGGTAAATTGGATAGGTGTGACGGCTTCCGCTGTTGGAACACTATTGCGCCCCAATAAATAGCCTCCAAATGTGCTGACCACAGCAACAAGGACAAGTGTTGTCCAGTGGTAACGGTACGGTGCAGAGGTTTGACTCAAGCATCTTCTCCGGCAAGTGGCAGTGTCAGGATAAAGCAGGCACCTTCATGGGTATTCGTGGCAGCAATGGTGCCGTCCATGCGCGTGATGATTTGTTTGGCGAGCGAAAGGCCAATGCCGGTCCCTTTCTCCCCTTTGGTGGTTTCAAAAGGGTCAAAGAGTTTTTCAGGGAGGAGGTCTTCTGAAATACCGCCACCGTTATCACATACCATGACGCGTGCGGACGATGCGATGGCTTCAATGGTGACGCTCACCCGTGGGTCAGTGCATTTCCGCTCGCTTAGGGCGTCTCGCGCATTATTCAGGAGGTTGAGCACCACTTGTTTGACTTCATTCGGATAGCCGATAACGCGCACTTTTCGCGGACAGTGTACGTCGAGCGCTATATCGCGCAACTCAAACTCCTTCCCGATCAGTGCGATGATTTCCTGTACGCTTGTAAGAAGGTTGAAAACCACTTTTTCTTTGCTTGGTACAAGAAAACGGCGGAAGTCTTCTACGGTTTTTGCCATAAAGCGAATTTGTTGCAGAACGCTTTCCGTGGTCTCTTTCAGATATGCTTCATCAAGAAGCTTATTTTGGTGAGCGCAGAGCACCGATTCTGTCAGGATTGAAACGGTACACAGTGGCTGCTGCCACTGGTGAGCGATGGCACCAAGCATCGAACCCATTTCTGCCATTTTGCTTTGTTGAATAAGCAGTTGGCGACTTAGTTCGTGCTCTTGTTGCGCCGTCATGCGCAAGGCGACTTCCTGTTCAACCTGCTGCTTGAGTTGGCGATTGAGTTGTTGGAGTTTCAAATGGTTTTTGAGGCGCGAAAGGATAATTGCTGGATGAAATGGCTTGGTAATATAGTCAACGGCGCCAAGTTCAAGTCCACGCTGCTCGTCATCTTTTTCGTGCATAGCTGTTACAAAAACTATGGGAACGGAACGGGTCGCTTCGTCTGCCATGAGGCGGCGGCATACTTCGTAGCCGTCCATACCCGGCATTTGGATGTCGAGTAAGATAAGATCTGGCACAACAATGCGTACTACTTCAAGTGCTTCTTCACCGCTCAGGGCTACGCTCACTTCATAGGTGTCGCGAAGCATCTCGTCTAAAACGCGAATATTGAGCCGTTCATCATCGACGATAAGGATTTTCTGGCCTCTTTGGTGCATGGGAGCTCCTGAATGATTCAGCGTGCGTTTTGTGTTGGCAACCAATCCTGAATACGTCGCAACGCATCTTCTGCCTCTTTGAAAGCGAAGGTATTTACTGCTAACTCAAACCGGCGCACCAGTTCAGGAGCTTCACCGCCCAAGGCTTTGCGAAGTGCTGGAAGCAGTTCCGCAGCACGGGTACTGCGATGTTGTATATGAACTTTGAGCGATTCAAGCAACGGAACGAGCGCTTCAGCGTCAAGCGCCCCATATGGACGATAGGGAATACTATACTCAATTTTCTCAAGTGATGCTAGGGGGTGCATCACGAAGGCGATATTTTGTTCAAACTGGCGCAAGGCCTCGGGGGGCACTTCACCGCGCTTAAAATGATTTTCTATTTCCTTGGTCTGTTCCGCCAGGGTCTGCGCTCCAAGGTTGGCCGCAACACCACGAAAGGCATGCAACATTTTTTGTGCCCGCTCCAGATGGCCGCTCGTCATGGCATTTTTGATACGCAGAGCAATGTCACGGTGTTCCGTATAAAACTCAGCGAGCAACTGTAGATAGAGTGGACGATTCTGGCGTACTCGTGTCATACCGCTCTGCGTATCGATGCCGGGGAAGTTGAGCGGAGTTTCTTGATCATCTTTTTCGGATACCTCTGCGTGGCGCGGCGTGTCGGCGTGTGTGAGAGTCTGCGCGCGAGTATCACGTTCCAGCCATGTATCAAGCAATGTGTACAATGTCTTCGGAACAACTGGTTTCGCGAGATACTCATTCATGCCACATGCGAGACAGGTATCGCGATCTTGCGCGTGGGCGTTGGCGGTCATGGCAATGATCGGAATATCACGCCAAGCGGGTTGTTCGCGGATGGCTTTGGTTGCGGTATAGCCATCCATCACCGGCATTTGGATATCCATCAGGATAAGATGGAACGATT from Chrysiogenes arsenatis DSM 11915 encodes the following:
- a CDS encoding formylglycine-generating enzyme family protein, with product MSQTSAPYRYHWTTLVLVAVVSTFGGYLLGRNSVPTAEAVTPIQFTFPERVESSDVPDEAAFVTIQSNTFPVIDGWSGTNVRARQEATAQALGIPVEIRECPECPEVRVIPTGSYTMGSPASEMGSNAERPQHTVTIAHPLLVGKYAITFDEWDACYASGGCTQRLEDLWGRGNQPLIGASWIQITTEYLPWLNRVAGLADAPAAYQYRLLSEAEWEYAARAGTTGHFSFGGVITASRANFCYPASDSEAESMARGCSQGTVAVGSYPPNPWGLYDVHGNVWEFVADCWHSDYVGAPTDGSVWGTEQCLLNKRITRGGAWSSFPKMARSAYRGSATEDANSRIVGFRIARTIPIKRGDF
- a CDS encoding sensor histidine kinase, with translation MHQRGQKILIVDDERLNIRVLDEMLRDTYEVSVALSGEEALEVVRIVVPDLILLDIQMPGMDGYEVCRRLMADEATRSVPIVFVTAMHEKDDEQRGLELGAVDYITKPFHPAIILSRLKNHLKLQQLNRQLKQQVEQEVALRMTAQQEHELSRQLLIQQSKMAEMGSMLGAIAHQWQQPLCTVSILTESVLCAHQNKLLDEAYLKETTESVLQQIRFMAKTVEDFRRFLVPSKEKVVFNLLTSVQEIIALIGKEFELRDIALDVHCPRKVRVIGYPNEVKQVVLNLLNNARDALSERKCTDPRVSVTIEAIASSARVMVCDNGGGISEDLLPEKLFDPFETTKGEKGTGIGLSLAKQIITRMDGTIAATNTHEGACFILTLPLAGEDA